From the genome of Mya arenaria isolate MELC-2E11 chromosome 5, ASM2691426v1:
ACCAAATACGGCATATCCTGTCACACCATCACCAAATACTCCATATCCTGTCACATCATCACCAAATACTCCATATCCTGTCACACCAGCACCAAATACTCCATATCCTGTCACACGAGCACCAAATACTCCATATCCTGTCACACCAGCACCAAATACTGCATATCATGTCACACCAGCACCAAATACGGCATATCATGTCACACCAGCACCAAATACTGCATATCATGTCACACCAGCACCAAATACGGCATATCATGTCACACCAGCACCAAATACGGCATATCATGTCACACCAGCACCAAATACTGCATATCATGTCACACCAGCACCAAATACTCCATATCCTGTCACACCAGCACCAAATACTCCATATCATGTCACACCAGCACCAAATACGGCATATCCTGTCACACCAGCACCAAATACTGCATATCATGTCACACCAGCACCAAATACGGCATATCATGTCAAACCAGCACCAAATACGGCATATCCTGTCACACCAGCACCAAATACTGCATATCCTGTCGAACCATCACCAAATACGGCATATCCTGTCGAACCATCACCAAATACGGCATATCCTGTCGAAGCATCACTAATTACTACATGTCCTGTCACACCAGCACCAAATACTGCATTTCCAGTTACACCAGCACCGTATTTTGCATATTTAGTCACACCATCACAATGTACTAATTATCAAGTAATACGTTCACCATAAACCACATATCCTGTCActacatcaccatatactacatatcctg
Proteins encoded in this window:
- the LOC128235498 gene encoding uncharacterized protein LOC128235498 — translated: MMSNLYTSYPVKSSPYITYTVTTSPNTAYPVTPSPNTPYPVTPSPNTAYHVTPAPNTPYPVTPAPNTAYHVTPAPNTAYPVTPSPNTPYPVTSSPNTPYPVTPAPNTPYPVTPASNTPYPVTPAPNTPYPVTPAPNTPYPVTPAPNTAYHVTSSPNTAYHVTPAPNTPYPVTPAPNTAYHVTPAPNTAYPVTPSPNTPYPVTSSPNTPYPVTPAPNTPYPVTRAPNTPYPVTPAPNTAYHVTPAPNTAYHVTPAPNTAYHVTPAPNTAYHVTPAPNTAYHVTPAPNTAYHVTPAPNTPYPVTPAPNTPYHVTPAPNTAYPVTPAPNTAYHVTPAPNTAYHVKPAPNTAYPVTPAPNTAYPVEPSPNTAYPVEPSPNTAYPVEASLITTCPVTPAPNTAFPVTPAPYFAYLVTPSQCTNYQVIRSP